The proteins below are encoded in one region of Roseofilum capinflatum BLCC-M114:
- a CDS encoding hybrid sensor histidine kinase/response regulator: MAGKLKNPLFPESKQVPLGWVLIVPFLIQIFAAVGLTGWFSLRNGQTAVEQVTTQLRNELTARIEQHLDTYLQTPALINQINAQAIASDQLALGDRDAVRTHLWQQIQLFPNIAQIGFLTPGGSFQAVQQTFTPPGFQWIVSDPNTPESLILYTLDSQGNPQQSSTLSSSGDPRQSEWYQEALKKDTLVWTQQQTFDPSQSPELILNASEPLDLRDREITAVLKTSLSLSRISEFLQGLQIGRSGQTFIMDSQGYLIASSLSERSPQNPTETPFPIPAQQSPNALIRLTTQSLHSEFGNIESLNQSQQLSFLFKHQRHFVQVTPIEQNQGLDWFIVVIIPDSDFMGVIYENIRNTILLCFVALLVAAILGLVTARWISKPILKLIQALESISAGNLDQTLDWQESRLPKIYELEILSRSFNQMAARFQRSYEELEIRVELRTFELKEAKEAADAANSAKSEFLANMSHELRTPLNGILGYTQILKRSQNIPEKEQDGIAIIHQCATHLLTLINDILDLSKIEARKLEIHPSDMNFRTFLEGVAEICRIRADQKGIHFNYIPDPDLPNSIHGDEKRIRQVLINLLGNGIKFTDTGEVSFEIKSIEKIQQGEQTLHKIRFKIQDSGIGIPSEKLDAIFLPFEQVGEVSRQAAGTGLGLAISQKIVAMMGSEIQVESEVGQGSLFFFDLELPEVLQYQEETMTLPTEEIIGFEGLESAKIMVVDDHWENPSIIKNLLEPMGFTVAQANQGQEALDLLPVFTPDLIITDLEMPIMDGIELIKAVRSHQEWQHLPIIVSSGRVFEADRNRSLEVGANAFLPKPLDTNRLLEQIQICLNLQWITQQSSVENLAVPIASDASETLLVPDRENLAELYRLAMEGNLKKIQKKVNSLAEADPNLSPFSEQVNRLAKSFKEKELLELIETHYQSLRGENHEL; the protein is encoded by the coding sequence ATGGCAGGGAAACTAAAAAATCCTTTATTTCCAGAATCTAAACAAGTACCGCTTGGTTGGGTTCTGATTGTTCCGTTTCTGATCCAGATTTTCGCCGCAGTGGGTTTAACCGGTTGGTTTTCTCTGCGTAATGGTCAAACGGCGGTAGAACAGGTGACGACGCAACTGCGAAATGAACTGACTGCTCGCATTGAGCAACATTTGGACACTTATCTGCAAACGCCTGCTCTGATTAATCAGATTAATGCACAGGCGATCGCCAGCGATCAATTAGCCCTTGGCGATCGAGATGCGGTTCGGACTCATTTATGGCAGCAAATTCAACTGTTTCCTAATATCGCTCAAATTGGATTTTTGACTCCCGGTGGTTCTTTTCAAGCCGTTCAACAGACCTTTACTCCACCAGGGTTTCAGTGGATCGTCAGCGATCCCAATACTCCCGAATCCTTAATACTTTATACTCTAGATTCCCAAGGAAATCCTCAGCAGTCCTCCACTCTGTCATCTTCCGGCGATCCTCGTCAGTCAGAATGGTATCAAGAAGCACTTAAAAAGGACACTCTGGTTTGGACACAGCAGCAAACGTTCGATCCCAGTCAGTCCCCAGAATTAATCCTCAATGCTAGTGAGCCTTTAGATCTCCGGGATCGGGAAATTACAGCCGTTCTAAAAACGAGTCTGAGTCTATCTCGAATTAGCGAGTTTTTACAAGGGCTACAAATTGGGCGATCGGGACAAACCTTTATTATGGATAGTCAAGGCTATTTAATTGCCAGCTCCTTATCAGAGCGATCGCCCCAAAATCCTACCGAAACCCCCTTTCCCATTCCCGCACAACAGAGTCCCAATGCTCTAATTCGATTAACCACCCAATCCCTACACTCTGAATTTGGGAATATTGAAAGCCTCAATCAATCTCAGCAACTCAGTTTTTTATTTAAACATCAACGGCACTTTGTCCAAGTGACTCCCATCGAGCAAAACCAAGGACTCGATTGGTTTATTGTCGTAATCATCCCCGATTCAGACTTTATGGGGGTCATCTATGAAAATATCCGCAATACCATTTTACTCTGTTTTGTTGCTCTGCTAGTGGCCGCTATTTTAGGATTAGTTACAGCTCGTTGGATCTCTAAACCCATTCTCAAATTAATTCAAGCCTTAGAGTCCATTTCTGCCGGGAACTTAGATCAAACCCTCGATTGGCAAGAATCACGGTTACCTAAAATTTATGAACTGGAAATTTTATCCCGCTCCTTTAATCAAATGGCAGCTCGGTTTCAGCGCTCCTATGAAGAACTAGAAATTCGGGTAGAATTGCGGACATTTGAACTCAAAGAAGCCAAAGAAGCCGCCGATGCTGCCAACTCGGCCAAAAGCGAATTTTTAGCCAACATGAGCCATGAGTTACGCACCCCCCTAAATGGAATTCTCGGATATACTCAAATCCTCAAACGATCCCAAAACATCCCTGAAAAAGAACAAGATGGAATTGCAATTATTCATCAATGTGCAACACACTTACTTACCCTGATTAATGATATTTTAGATCTGTCTAAAATTGAAGCTAGAAAACTAGAAATTCATCCCTCTGACATGAATTTTAGGACATTTCTAGAAGGAGTCGCTGAAATTTGTCGAATTCGGGCCGATCAAAAAGGAATTCACTTCAACTATATTCCCGATCCCGATTTACCCAATAGCATCCATGGAGATGAAAAACGTATTCGGCAAGTTTTAATTAATTTATTGGGCAATGGGATTAAGTTTACGGATACAGGAGAAGTCTCATTTGAAATAAAAAGTATAGAAAAGATCCAGCAAGGAGAGCAGACCCTTCATAAAATTCGCTTTAAAATTCAAGATAGTGGCATCGGTATTCCCTCAGAAAAACTCGATGCAATTTTCCTTCCCTTTGAACAAGTAGGAGAAGTTTCTAGACAGGCGGCTGGAACAGGTTTAGGATTAGCCATTAGTCAAAAAATTGTGGCTATGATGGGCAGTGAAATTCAAGTAGAGAGTGAAGTCGGTCAAGGGAGTTTATTCTTTTTTGATTTAGAGTTACCAGAGGTGTTACAATACCAAGAAGAAACAATGACTCTGCCCACTGAAGAAATCATTGGCTTTGAAGGACTAGAAAGTGCAAAAATCATGGTTGTTGACGATCATTGGGAAAATCCATCCATCATTAAAAATCTTCTAGAACCGATGGGATTTACAGTCGCACAAGCCAATCAGGGTCAAGAAGCTCTAGACTTACTGCCTGTATTTACCCCAGATTTGATCATTACAGATTTAGAAATGCCGATCATGGATGGTATTGAGTTAATCAAAGCTGTGAGATCCCATCAAGAGTGGCAACATTTACCCATTATTGTTTCTTCTGGGCGCGTTTTTGAAGCCGATCGCAACCGCTCTTTAGAAGTGGGAGCCAATGCATTTTTACCCAAACCATTAGATACGAATCGTCTCCTAGAACAAATTCAAATTTGCTTAAATCTGCAATGGATTACACAACAGTCATCAGTAGAAAATCTGGCCGTTCCTATTGCTTCGGATGCTTCTGAAACTCTGTTAGTCCCCGATCGGGAAAACTTGGCTGAATTATATCGCTTGGCAATGGAAGGAAATTTGAAAAAAATCCAAAAGAAAGTCAACTCACTGGCCGAAGCCGATCCAAATCTTAGTCCATTCTCCGAGCAAGTGAATCGACTGGCAAAAAGTTTTAAGGAAAAAGAACTGCTGGAATTAATTGAAACTCATTATCAGAGCCTCAGAGGAGAAAACCATGAGCTATAG
- a CDS encoding hybrid sensor histidine kinase/response regulator — protein sequence MSYSDPESNVILIVDDNPNNLAVLSDFLDESGFEVRVARDGESALEKVNYAPPDLILLDVMMPGIDGFEACKRLKSNPDTEEIPIIFMTALSDTVDKVKGLELGAVDYITKPFSQEEVLARVRLHLRLRKMAKKLAKQNQILKQEIEEKNRAEAALQALTQELEQRVSDRTAELQQAMTDLQDTQVQLVQNEKMSTLGQLVAGVAHEINNPVGFIMGNLSHAQEYIQDIIEHLSLYQTHYPEPDPEIQDHYEDIELDFLLKDLPDLISSMHEGTDRIRNISQSLRTFSRSDTTSKVNSNIHEGIDSTLLILKHRLKATEERPAIAIIKEYGEIPEIPCYPGQLNQVFMNLLANAIDALDESNQGRSFQEIEAHPNQITIKTELSPAQTEAIISIADNGKGIPEDIQSKIFDHLYTTKASGHGTGLGLSISRQIVEEKHGGKISCHSGSATEFDCGSVFTITLPLK from the coding sequence ATGAGCTATAGCGATCCTGAATCGAATGTTATTTTAATTGTTGATGATAATCCCAACAACTTAGCAGTCTTATCCGATTTTTTGGATGAATCTGGATTTGAAGTGAGGGTAGCTAGAGACGGAGAAAGTGCTTTAGAAAAGGTCAACTATGCTCCTCCGGATTTAATCTTGTTAGATGTGATGATGCCAGGAATTGATGGATTTGAAGCTTGCAAACGTCTGAAGTCGAATCCAGATACTGAAGAAATTCCGATTATTTTCATGACGGCTTTATCTGACACCGTGGATAAAGTTAAAGGTCTGGAATTGGGGGCAGTCGATTATATTACTAAGCCCTTTTCCCAAGAAGAGGTTCTCGCTAGGGTTAGGCTACATTTGAGGCTGAGAAAGATGGCTAAAAAGTTAGCGAAACAAAACCAGATTCTTAAGCAAGAAATAGAAGAAAAGAATCGAGCTGAGGCAGCCTTACAAGCCTTGACTCAAGAATTAGAACAACGGGTGAGCGATCGCACGGCTGAGTTGCAACAGGCAATGACGGATTTACAAGATACTCAGGTGCAGTTGGTACAAAATGAGAAAATGTCTACGTTGGGTCAATTGGTGGCGGGTGTAGCCCATGAAATCAATAATCCGGTGGGATTTATTATGGGAAATTTAAGCCATGCACAGGAGTATATTCAGGATATTATTGAACATCTGAGCTTGTATCAAACCCATTATCCGGAACCCGATCCCGAAATTCAGGATCATTATGAAGATATCGAACTGGATTTTTTGCTCAAGGATTTGCCGGATTTAATTTCGTCGATGCACGAAGGGACGGATCGGATTCGGAATATTAGTCAGTCTTTGCGGACATTTTCGCGATCGGATACAACCAGTAAGGTGAACAGTAATATTCATGAGGGGATTGATAGCACGCTGCTGATTCTCAAACATCGATTAAAAGCGACGGAGGAGCGCCCGGCGATCGCCATCATCAAAGAATATGGAGAGATCCCCGAAATTCCCTGCTATCCGGGGCAACTGAACCAGGTGTTTATGAATTTGCTGGCTAATGCCATTGATGCCTTAGACGAGTCAAATCAGGGGCGCAGTTTCCAGGAGATTGAAGCCCATCCCAACCAAATTACCATCAAAACTGAATTGTCCCCTGCCCAAACGGAAGCGATCATTAGCATTGCCGATAATGGTAAAGGGATTCCTGAAGACATCCAAAGTAAAATCTTCGACCATCTCTATACGACCAAAGCCTCTGGACATGGCACGGGTTTAGGGCTATCGATTAGTCGGCAGATTGTGGAAGAAAAGCATGGGGGTAAAATTAGTTGCCATTCAGGGAGCGCGACGGAGTTTGATTGTGGCTCGGTCTTTACGATTACTTTACCCCTCAAGTAA
- a CDS encoding tetratricopeptide repeat protein translates to MIEQQLYQDGIKKASQKDYEGAIAAFTEVIALNPDWSDPYYQRGLAYFDLGQIYPAISDYSQALERDRYHSQAYYARALARISLKNLPGTLEDINWVIQLKPEFAAAYQLRGTVERKRGNLQSAIANFKQAAHLYLDQKDKENASRCLDLIQQLKPKDHTPKPTTPSPSLITQSDFYQNLINKAQQGKPQEAKEELNWILKTDPNDARAYGCRGIIECQLGNYQNAISDFNRALSLNFKDPIIYRNRGRARAQISDHLGAIEDFNQALNNESNDPLIYLARGDAYRLTSNYAQAIQDYTTALKLDPNNGTAYYSRGLTHACLEEMKEAIEDYQRAASKFCEQEKWSDYNQAISQLKKLQKAVPQSNTIQLESLLRQRLLRLVGGHWEIAQRLIDQAKQDYPGMAQEWYLEKVITDLEQR, encoded by the coding sequence GTGATTGAACAGCAGTTATATCAAGACGGGATCAAAAAAGCGAGTCAAAAAGATTATGAGGGAGCGATCGCCGCTTTCACTGAAGTGATCGCTCTCAATCCAGATTGGTCTGATCCTTACTACCAAAGGGGTTTAGCCTACTTCGACCTGGGGCAAATCTATCCAGCTATCTCCGATTATAGCCAAGCTCTAGAGCGCGATCGCTACCATAGTCAAGCCTACTATGCCCGCGCCCTAGCCCGAATCAGCCTCAAAAACCTCCCTGGAACCCTAGAAGACATCAATTGGGTGATTCAGCTCAAACCCGAATTTGCGGCTGCCTATCAACTGCGAGGCACTGTAGAGCGCAAACGGGGTAACCTGCAAAGTGCGATCGCCAACTTCAAACAAGCCGCCCACCTGTATTTAGACCAAAAAGACAAAGAAAACGCCAGTCGTTGTCTCGATCTAATTCAACAACTCAAACCCAAAGACCACACCCCAAAACCTACCACCCCATCGCCATCTTTAATTACTCAATCTGACTTTTACCAAAACCTAATTAACAAAGCCCAACAGGGAAAACCCCAAGAAGCCAAAGAAGAATTAAACTGGATCTTAAAAACCGATCCAAATGACGCTCGCGCCTATGGTTGTCGTGGAATTATTGAGTGTCAACTAGGCAACTATCAAAACGCCATATCTGATTTTAACCGCGCTCTTTCCCTAAACTTCAAAGACCCTATTATTTACCGCAACCGAGGCAGAGCGCGTGCCCAAATTAGCGATCATTTAGGAGCCATTGAAGACTTTAATCAAGCCTTAAATAATGAAAGCAACGATCCCCTCATTTACCTCGCCAGAGGAGACGCTTATCGCCTCACCAGTAACTACGCCCAAGCCATCCAAGACTATACCACTGCCCTCAAACTTGACCCCAACAATGGCACAGCCTATTATAGCCGAGGTCTTACCCATGCTTGCTTAGAAGAAATGAAAGAAGCCATTGAGGACTATCAACGGGCAGCCAGTAAATTTTGTGAACAAGAAAAATGGTCAGACTACAATCAGGCGATCTCCCAATTGAAGAAACTGCAAAAAGCCGTCCCCCAAAGTAACACCATTCAACTCGAATCCCTATTACGTCAGCGACTTTTACGCCTCGTCGGAGGACATTGGGAAATCGCCCAACGGTTGATCGATCAAGCCAAACAAGACTATCCCGGAATGGCTCAAGAATGGTATCTCGAAAAAGTCATTACCGATTTAGAACAAAGGTGA
- a CDS encoding SulP family inorganic anion transporter, translated as MQLINQITFKNLRGDLFGGITAAIVALPLALAFGVSSGAGAIAGLYGAVCIGLLAALCGGTPSQISGPTGPMTVVMASVFTALIAKYPDTGLAMSFTVIMLGGALQILFGVLKLGQYITLIPYTVISGFMSGIGVIIILIEVGPLLGHPNSANVIEAVENFGYFFQNADPEATGLGLLTLAIVFLNPKRVNRVIPSPLLALIVCTSVSLFFPEGTQIPRIGEIPSGLPSLHFPHFRLQDLKDMVGYGLILATLGSIDSLLTSLVADNITRTEHDSDRELIGQGIGNMASGFLGGLPGAGATMRTVINVQAGGKTPLSGIIHGLVLMVILFGAGPLTATIPHTVLAGILIKVGIDIIDWSFLKRAHKLSVKATGLMYIVLFLTVFVDLITAVAVGVFVANLLTVKKLSDLQQQDVQATTGHHGNHHLPLTEWERKVLQDAQGRILLLRLGGPMSFGAAKSISQRMGMVEDYDVLILDLEDVPLLGVTASLAIENMVNETLNQRRWVFVVGATGDVKQRLQRLKLLERIPAEHQPETRGKALEQAMGLLGQLQVHEVITGSSVGERMNENINLS; from the coding sequence ATGCAACTGATTAATCAGATTACGTTTAAGAACCTGCGAGGTGACCTCTTTGGCGGGATTACGGCCGCCATTGTTGCCCTTCCTCTGGCTCTAGCCTTTGGGGTCTCCTCTGGTGCAGGGGCGATCGCCGGTCTCTATGGTGCAGTTTGCATCGGCCTGTTGGCAGCCCTGTGTGGGGGGACTCCCTCACAAATTTCGGGCCCCACGGGGCCAATGACCGTAGTCATGGCCAGTGTATTTACAGCACTGATTGCCAAATATCCAGACACCGGTCTAGCCATGAGCTTTACCGTCATTATGCTCGGTGGAGCCTTACAAATCCTGTTTGGAGTGCTGAAACTGGGACAATATATCACCTTGATTCCCTACACGGTGATCTCTGGCTTCATGTCTGGTATTGGGGTAATCATTATCCTGATTGAAGTCGGCCCCCTATTGGGTCATCCCAATTCAGCCAACGTGATTGAAGCGGTGGAAAACTTTGGGTATTTCTTCCAAAATGCCGATCCAGAAGCCACAGGGTTAGGATTACTCACCTTGGCGATCGTATTTTTAAATCCTAAGCGAGTTAATCGAGTCATTCCCTCTCCCCTACTCGCCTTAATTGTGTGTACTTCAGTGTCCCTCTTTTTCCCAGAAGGAACTCAGATTCCTCGTATTGGCGAAATTCCGAGCGGACTACCTAGCCTTCATTTTCCCCACTTTCGCTTGCAAGACTTAAAGGATATGGTGGGTTATGGGCTAATTTTAGCCACACTCGGATCGATTGATTCTTTGCTCACTTCTTTGGTAGCCGATAATATTACCCGTACTGAACATGATTCCGATCGCGAGTTAATCGGTCAAGGGATTGGCAACATGGCCTCCGGATTTTTGGGGGGTTTACCCGGTGCTGGGGCTACTATGCGAACCGTGATTAATGTACAAGCGGGAGGAAAAACCCCCCTTTCTGGCATTATCCATGGGTTAGTGTTAATGGTGATTTTGTTTGGTGCAGGGCCCTTAACCGCAACGATTCCCCATACAGTCTTGGCAGGAATTTTAATTAAGGTGGGCATTGACATTATTGATTGGAGTTTTCTCAAACGGGCCCATAAATTATCGGTTAAAGCCACGGGTTTAATGTATATCGTGCTGTTTCTAACAGTCTTTGTCGATCTGATTACGGCCGTAGCAGTCGGGGTATTTGTCGCTAATCTATTAACGGTGAAAAAGTTAAGCGATTTGCAACAACAGGATGTGCAAGCTACTACCGGACATCATGGCAATCATCATTTACCATTAACGGAGTGGGAACGGAAAGTATTACAGGATGCACAGGGCAGAATTCTGTTATTGCGTTTAGGGGGGCCGATGAGTTTTGGGGCGGCTAAGTCCATTTCCCAACGAATGGGAATGGTAGAAGACTATGATGTATTAATTTTGGATCTAGAGGATGTGCCGTTGTTAGGAGTTACCGCTTCTTTGGCGATCGAAAATATGGTCAATGAGACTTTAAATCAACGCCGTTGGGTGTTTGTGGTAGGCGCGACAGGAGATGTGAAACAACGGCTACAACGCTTGAAGTTACTGGAGCGAATTCCGGCTGAACATCAACCAGAAACCCGTGGAAAAGCTCTAGAACAAGCAATGGGTTTACTGGGGCAGTTACAGGTTCACGAAGTGATTACCGGTTCAAGTGTGGGTGAGAGAATGAACGAAAATATCAACTTGTCCTAG
- a CDS encoding HhoA/HhoB/HtrA family serine endopeptidase, with protein MTNSHPSDKPVTPAPWKQPLIYITLMLFGSTLTLAGTQVLSRSPHSSPATQQASNTISALPSTPTAPLVPSSEGSFVSQVVQNVGPAVVRIDASRIVTQQVPDVFNDPFFRRFFGGATPMPQEREVKGSGSGFIINKEGVILTNAHVIEGTDTVDVTLKDGRTLEGKVLGTDPVTDVAVVKIDGENLPTVRLGNSDTLQPGEWAIAIGNPLGLDNTVTVGIISATGRSSAQVGIPDKRVSFIQTDAAINPGNSGGPLLNQNGEVIGINTAIIQGAQGLGFSIPINTAQNIADQLVTKGQVDHPFLGIQMVTLTSDLQKDINQNPNSGFNLSADQGVLIVQVMPQSPAAQAGLRAGDVIIEIDGKPMKEATEIQEAVQNTQVGSPLKVLIRRGDQSLPLTVRPGVFPTQ; from the coding sequence ATGACCAATTCCCATCCATCCGATAAGCCTGTCACTCCAGCCCCCTGGAAACAACCCCTGATCTATATCACCCTGATGCTCTTTGGCAGTACCCTAACCTTAGCAGGGACTCAGGTTTTATCGCGATCGCCCCATTCATCTCCTGCGACTCAACAAGCTTCTAATACCATCTCGGCGCTCCCTTCAACTCCAACTGCGCCCCTAGTCCCCTCCAGTGAGGGGAGTTTTGTCAGTCAGGTGGTGCAAAATGTGGGGCCGGCTGTGGTTCGCATTGATGCTTCCCGAATTGTCACCCAACAAGTGCCAGATGTGTTCAACGATCCCTTTTTCCGGCGCTTCTTTGGTGGCGCTACCCCCATGCCCCAAGAGCGAGAAGTTAAGGGGTCGGGTTCTGGATTTATCATTAATAAAGAGGGTGTAATTTTAACCAATGCCCATGTCATTGAGGGCACAGATACCGTAGATGTGACCCTGAAAGATGGCCGCACGTTAGAAGGAAAAGTTTTAGGCACAGATCCGGTAACCGATGTGGCAGTGGTTAAGATTGACGGGGAAAATCTGCCCACGGTAAGATTGGGAAATTCCGATACCTTACAACCGGGTGAATGGGCGATCGCTATTGGCAACCCCCTCGGTTTAGACAACACTGTTACCGTAGGCATTATCAGCGCCACCGGTCGCTCTAGCGCCCAAGTAGGGATTCCCGATAAACGAGTCAGCTTTATTCAAACCGATGCCGCTATTAACCCCGGTAATTCCGGCGGCCCCCTCCTCAACCAAAATGGGGAAGTGATTGGCATCAATACCGCTATCATTCAAGGGGCCCAAGGTTTAGGCTTTTCTATTCCCATCAATACAGCCCAAAATATTGCCGATCAACTCGTCACCAAAGGACAAGTAGACCATCCATTCCTCGGCATTCAGATGGTCACCTTAACCTCCGATCTACAGAAAGATATTAATCAAAATCCCAACAGTGGCTTTAATCTCTCCGCAGATCAGGGCGTTTTAATTGTGCAAGTGATGCCCCAATCTCCAGCGGCCCAAGCTGGACTTCGGGCTGGAGATGTGATTATCGAGATTGATGGCAAACCGATGAAAGAAGCCACAGAAATTCAAGAAGCAGTACAAAATACCCAGGTGGGTAGTCCTTTGAAGGTATTAATTCGTCGGGGAGACCAGTCCTTGCCGTTAACTGTTCGTCCAGGAGTCTTTCCCACTCAGTAA
- a CDS encoding M48 family metallopeptidase produces the protein MLNLMKRSQFRRWIYPLISLWVALGLWVGSPQVSQGFSIWDILPDVIQYVQLASLGDRQEMALGKQINQQLISQEVRIDDDPELTDYIDRIGQRLAQESYRPPTSDYQYTFQVVDDDSVNAFATLGGFVYIHTGLIKEAENEAELASVVGHEIAHIAERHAINQMRRMALTNGLATAAGVDESQIVQIGVEIALRLPHSREAEYEADQVGLNMMTAAGYAQIGMVDFMKKLVRSRSMPTFLSTHPHTKDRIQALEQAIDPEFATIGDGLDANHYQRQIASLNRESGDNSSSDETDEGFWPL, from the coding sequence ATGTTAAACCTTATGAAGCGATCGCAGTTTCGGCGATGGATCTATCCCCTCATTTCCCTGTGGGTTGCCCTCGGACTTTGGGTGGGCAGTCCCCAAGTGAGCCAAGGGTTTTCGATTTGGGATATTTTGCCAGATGTGATTCAATATGTGCAATTGGCGAGTTTAGGCGATCGCCAAGAAATGGCCCTAGGCAAACAAATCAACCAGCAACTGATCAGCCAGGAAGTAAGAATTGATGACGATCCAGAATTAACGGATTACATCGATCGCATCGGTCAACGACTGGCACAAGAAAGTTATCGTCCCCCCACCTCTGATTATCAGTACACATTCCAAGTCGTTGATGATGATTCCGTGAATGCCTTTGCTACCCTCGGTGGCTTTGTCTATATCCACACCGGACTGATTAAAGAAGCTGAAAACGAAGCCGAACTCGCCAGCGTCGTCGGCCATGAAATTGCCCATATTGCCGAACGTCATGCCATTAATCAGATGCGTCGGATGGCTTTAACCAATGGGTTAGCCACTGCTGCGGGAGTCGATGAAAGCCAAATTGTACAAATCGGTGTAGAAATTGCCCTACGTTTACCCCATTCTAGGGAAGCCGAATATGAAGCGGATCAGGTAGGACTGAACATGATGACAGCGGCCGGCTATGCCCAAATCGGTATGGTAGACTTCATGAAAAAATTAGTGCGATCGCGCTCTATGCCCACATTTCTCAGCACCCATCCCCATACTAAAGATCGCATTCAGGCTTTAGAGCAGGCGATCGATCCCGAATTTGCCACCATCGGTGACGGCCTCGATGCCAATCATTATCAACGTCAGATTGCTTCCTTGAATAGGGAAAGTGGCGATAATTCTTCATCCGATGAAACCGATGAAGGCTTTTGGCCCTTGTAA
- a CDS encoding o-succinylbenzoate synthase: MGINFHNSQTNDRYRVTIKPYSRPFKQPLQTHHGLWRDRQGIWIQLHPMAASDARECGWGEIAPLPEFGSEHLTEALQFCQSLRGEISRKEIDSIPDRFPACQFGFESALIDLHTLDDPPHFKNICGLLPTGKSALDPQLPIWNQDYPTLKWKIAVAEISQELALFQDLLSMLPEGVQLRLDANGGLTETETHQWLQACERQPVEFLEQPLGKSEFEAMLDLFQQYQTPLALDESIATWNQFLHCYHAGWPGIMVIKPAIFGFPSRLIDFCQAHSVDLVLSSVFETAIARNMLLRLANTLPNLNRALGFGTDRWFEVGEMRE; the protein is encoded by the coding sequence ATGGGGATCAATTTTCACAATTCTCAAACTAACGATCGATATCGGGTAACGATCAAGCCGTATAGCCGTCCATTTAAGCAGCCCTTGCAGACCCATCATGGACTGTGGCGCGATCGCCAAGGAATTTGGATTCAGTTGCATCCGATGGCAGCATCAGACGCTAGAGAGTGTGGCTGGGGAGAAATTGCCCCCTTACCTGAGTTTGGTTCAGAACACTTAACAGAAGCCTTACAATTTTGTCAGTCCTTGAGGGGTGAGATTTCCCGTAAAGAGATTGACTCAATCCCCGATCGCTTCCCCGCTTGTCAATTTGGTTTTGAATCAGCTTTAATCGATCTGCACACTTTAGACGATCCCCCCCATTTCAAGAACATTTGTGGATTATTACCTACAGGAAAATCCGCCCTCGACCCCCAATTGCCCATTTGGAATCAAGACTATCCAACCCTGAAATGGAAAATAGCAGTAGCCGAGATTTCCCAAGAATTAGCCCTGTTTCAAGACCTGTTATCGATGCTCCCAGAAGGGGTACAACTGCGCCTCGATGCCAATGGGGGACTGACAGAAACTGAGACCCATCAATGGTTACAAGCGTGCGAACGTCAGCCGGTGGAATTTTTAGAGCAACCCCTAGGGAAATCTGAATTTGAGGCGATGTTAGACCTCTTTCAACAGTATCAAACCCCTTTAGCTCTCGATGAGTCGATCGCCACCTGGAACCAGTTCCTACACTGTTATCACGCCGGATGGCCGGGAATTATGGTGATTAAACCCGCAATTTTCGGCTTTCCCTCCCGGTTAATCGACTTTTGCCAAGCTCATTCGGTGGATCTGGTACTCTCTTCCGTCTTTGAAACGGCGATCGCCCGTAACATGCTCCTCAGATTAGCCAACACTCTCCCGAACCTCAATCGTGCCCTAGGATTCGGAACCGATCGCTGGTTTGAGGTTGGGGAAATGAGAGAATAG